The Polaribacter sp. HaHaR_3_91 genomic sequence TGGTTATTAATGGTGATGGTAGAGATTTAGAACTACTAGAAGAAGAAAATATTAGAGAAACAGATGCTTTTATTGCAGTTACAGGAAACTCTGAAACCAATATTATGTCTTGTTTAGTGGCAAAATCTAAAGGAGTTAAAAAAACGGTTGCCTTGGTTGAAAATATGGATTATATCGATATTTCTCAAACTATTGGAATTCAATCTTTAATTAATAAAAAACTACTTGCAGCAAGTAATATTTTTAGACACATAAGAAAAGGTGAAATTTTAGATCTCGCCAATTTACATAACGTAGATGCAGAAATTTTTGAATTTGAAGTTCAAGAAGGTGCTAAAGTATCAGAATATCCTATTAAAGATATACGAATTCCTAGAGAAGCTATTTTTGGTGGTATTATTAGAGATAAAAAAGCAATTATGCCTCACGGAAACGTGCAAATTATAACTGGTGATAAAGTAATTGTATTCTGTTTACCAGAAGCTATAAGTGCTGTAGAACGCCTATTTAAATAAATATGACGAGTACTTTAAACACCAAAATAATATTTCGCTTTTTAGGTATTACAGCAATCTTAAACGGATTCTTTATGTTTATTGCATATCCGTTTAGCGTGTACCACGAAGAAAATGCTAAATGGGGTATTTTAAATGCAGGAATTGTAACTGTAATTACAGGACTGCTACTTTACTTTCTTAACAAGCCTAAAAGCACCAATATAAAGAAGAAAGACGGTTACTTAATTGTTACCTTAGGTTGGTTAATTCTCTCCTTAACAGGAATGCTCCCCTATTTGTTTTCTGGTACAATACCAAGCGTTGCAGATGCTTTCTTTGAAACTATATCTGGCTATTCTACCACAGGTTCATCCATTTTAACCAACATAGAATCCATGCCAAAAGGAATTCTATTTTGGAGAAGCGCAACCCACTGGATTGGAGGAATGGGAATAATTGTTCTAACCATTGCTATTTTGCCTCTTTTAGGTATTGGAGGAATGCAACTTTTTATGGCAGAAGCTCCAGGACCATCTGCAGATAAATTACATCCTAGAATTACAGATACTGCAAAACGCTTGTATTTAATTTATATATCGCTAACGTTTGCTCAATTCTTTTTATTAAAAATTGCTGGTATGACTTGGTTTGATGCCATTAATCACGCAATGGCAACAATGAGTACAGGTGGTTTTTCTACAAAGAATAGTAGTGTCGCTTTTTATAACAACTTACCTCTTGTACAGTATATTATTATCTTTTTTATGTTTGTTGCAGGTACTAACTTTGTAATTACTTATTTTGCTTTAAAAGGGAAGATTCGTAAAATTTTTGAAAGCGAAGAGTTTAAATATTACTTTGTTGGAATTATAAGTGTTTCTGCATTAATTGCTATTTTAATCATCTTTTTTCAAGACAATAATTTACAAACAACCATTCAGCACCCTATGATTTTCGGTGAAGTAGAAAGCGCTATTAGACATTCTCTATTTATGGTGATTTCTGTGGTAACTACAACTGGTTTTGTTAGTGCAGATTTTACCATGTGGAATTTCTTTGCAACAGGTATTTTCTTTGCATTGTTTTTTACAGGTGGTTCCGCAGGTTCTACAAGTGGTGGAATTAAAATAGTTAGGCATATTGTAATGCTTAAAAATAGCTTTCTAGAATTTAAAAAAGCCTTACATCCAAACGCAATTATCCCGGTACGATTAGACGGAAAATCGATACCTCCAACTATTGTATTTAATATACTATCGTTTTTTATTATTTACATGCTTATTTTTATATTAGCTTCTGTAATACTAACGCTTTTAGGCTTAGACTTTATGTCTGCTTTAGGTGCTGCAGCTTCTTCTTTAGGAAACATTGGACCTGCAATTGGTAGTGTAAGTCCGGTAGATAGTTATGCACATTTATCTGATGCCGCTAAATGGTTTTGTTCTTTTTTAATGCTTATTGGTCGTTTAGAACTTTTTACAGTGCTTATTCTATTTACTCCATTTTTTTGGCGAAAAAATTAAATATATCATTCATTATTAAATAGTATACGTCTTAAGTTTTAAGCGTTTTTTGTTTTTTATAAATAATAAAAAAGTTACTTTTATTCTTTATGAAAAAACAATCGAATTTCTTGTATAAAACTGTTGAAGACAAAACTATTGTTTGGTTTGAGAATAGTAATGAATATTTAGTTTTAGAAAACAACACTGCAGATATTTTAAAAAGATTAAGCAAAGGGATTTCTGTTAAAGAAATTGCTGAAGCTTTATCTAAAAAGTTAGCAGTTCCTTTAGATAGAACTATCGATTTTATAATAGATTTAGAAAAAAAGATTTACGTACCAAAAAGCAATAAAGAACCTGAAATAGTTAATGATTATAGAGATATTGAAAAGCCAAAATCTTATGAGTTTATAAAGTTCTACAAAGTAAACAATGTTGTTTTTAAAGTTTCTTATTTAAGTGAAAAAGAATTATCTCATGTGCATCCAAAATTTGCGCATTTGGTAATTGACAACACTACCAATTTTGACTATGAATTTGATGTTTTTATCAATAATAAATTTATCTTTCTTATTGTTGATAAAAAACTGATAGGTGCTTGGAGTAGTAAAAACATTCATTACTTTCAAGGAAAGTTTTCGATGCAATTTATTCAAAAAATTCATCAGAAAGAAGAAGACGAATGGATGGGCGTTTTTCATGCATCCGCTGTAAGCAATGAAAAAAAATCAATCTTATTTTTAGGCGATTCTGGCAATGGAAAAAGTACTTCTTTAGCACTTTTACAAGCAAACGATTTTACTTGTTTAGCGGATGATTTTGTACCTATGGATGTAGAAAAAAGAGAAGTATATAGTTTTCCTGCATCTATATCTATCAAAAAAAGTAGCTTAGAAACCTTACTTCCCATTTATCCCGAATTAGAAACCACAGCTGAATATAATTTTACCAGATTAAATAAAATTGTACGTTATTTAAAGCCAAATAACACAAATTATTTTAATCACTTACCCTGTAATGACTTAGTTTTTATTAGATATGAAAAAGAGGCTGAATTAGCTTGTAAAAAGATTTCTAAAATTGATGCTTTTCAGCAATTAATTCCAGATTCTTGGATATCTCCAAAATTAGAAAATGCACAAGTATTTTTAGATTGGTTTAGTTCTTTAAATTGCTATCGCTTAACGTATTCTAAGAATGAAGAAATGATTGCAACTGTTTCTAAGATTTTTAGTGATGAATTATAAAGAAACACTCTTTTTTGTCGCGAAATGTTTAACAATTTCTTTGAATAAAGGAAACAAAGAAGAAATTGAAAATCAATTAAAAACTACAGAAATAGATTGGGAAGCTGTTGTAAAAGTAAGTACCGGTCATTTTGTATTTCCTTCTTTGTATTGCAACCTTAAAAGAGCCAATTTCTTGCATTATTTACCAGAAGAATTGGTTAATTATATGATTCATATTACGGATTTAAATAGAGAAAGAAATAAGCAAATTATTGATCAGGCTATAGAAATAAATGCTCTTTTATTGGCAAATCATATTACTCCTATTTTCTTAAAAGGAACAGGCAACTTACTTGAAGGATTATACGAAGATATTGCAGAGAGAATGGTTGGCGATATAGATATAATTGTTTCGAACACTGATTTTAAAAAAGCCATTCAACTTTTAAAAAGCGAAAAATATTCCGCTAAAAATGAGGTTTACATGAACTTTCATTGGCACTATCCAAAAATGGTAAAAGAGAACCGTATTGCTGCCATAGAAGTGCATAATAAGGTTTTAAAGAAACCATACACCCAATATTTAGATTACCAAACTCTAAAAAAAGACTCTTTTTCTGTAAATAAAATTACAGTTGCTTCTTTTGAAAATCAATCTTTAATTACAGTTTTACAAAAACAGATTAATGATAATCTTTATTTTTCTAAAACAATTACTTTAAGAAATGCTTATGACAGCTATTTATTAGCTAACAAAACAACCTTAAAAAAGAGAGTTTTAAATAATAAAAAGTTAGAGAAATATCTTAATAATTATGCAATTGTTGCATCAGAAATATTGAATCACCCAAAAAGTTTATCTTTTATTAAAAATGAAGAAGCTTCTAAATATTTAAAATCTTACCTTTTAATTTTAGAAAATTCCCAAGCGGAAATCAAAAAAATTAATCGAATTAATTCTTATATAAAATTAAAAGATAAGCTAAAAATTCTACAATATTCTTTTACTGATAAAGATTATCGTACATATACATTTAGGCGTTTTAAAAGTGTTCCATTTTATTTAAAACAACTTGGTTTAAAAAAAACTAAACCAAATTCTTAACCTCTTCAAAATCTAAACCTCCATAATTACCCGAACTCATTAAAACCACTGCTGATTTTTCTAAATTCTGACTGAATAAAAAGGCTTTAAATTCATCTGGATTTGTATAAATAGTTAAATCGTCTCTTTCAAAAGCGTTTGCAATTTGTTCCGCAGTAACTGCTGATAATTGTTTTATTTTTACAGCATGCGGAGAATAAAACACCACCGCTTTATCGGCCGCATCTAATGCTCCTTTATATTCTGCTAAAAATTCTGCATTTAAACTAGAATATGTATGTAACTCTAAACAAGCCAAAACAGTTCTCTCAGAATACTGTTCTTTAACCGCTTTTGTAGTTGCAGCCACTTTACTTGGCGAATGTGCAAAATCTTTAAAAATTACTGTTGATGGAGTTTCAATAATCTTTTCTAATCGTTTACTTGCACCTGCAAAACTAGCAATGGCTTCATAAAAATCATCTTCATCAACTCCCATATGTTGACAAATCCACTTTGCCCCGGCTAAATTCTGAAGATTGTGCTTTCCAAAAATCTCTAATGGTAAGTTTCCTTCTGCTGTTTCTAAATAGGTAATTCCGTTTTCAATAAAATGTTCTGGTGTTGTGTAAGGATATTTTTTAATATGATTTTCTGATGATTCCACAACGTCTTTTACAATGGTATCTTCTTCATTATACACCATACTTCCTCCATTTACCATAGAATCTGTAAAGATTTTAAACTGATCAACATAACCTTCAAATGTTGGAAAAACATTAATATGATCCCAAGCAATTCCGCTTAATAAAGCAATGTTTGGTTTGTATAAATGAAACTTTGGTCTCATATCAATTGGCGAACTCAAATATTCATCACCTTCTAAAACAATAAAATCGTTTTCTTCAGTTAAATGCACCATGGTTTCAAAACCCTCTAATTGTGCACCAACCATATAGTCTACTTCTTTTTCATGATAATTTAACACATGTAAAATCATAGAGGTGATGGTAGTTTTTCCGTGAGAACCACCAATAACAACGCGCGTTTTATCTTTAGATTGCTCATATAAAAACTCAGGATAAGAATAAATTTTTAAACCTAATTCTTGGGCTTTTAATAATTCTGGATTATCTTTTTTAGCATGCATACCTAAAATAATCACCTCTAATTCGGTTGTTATTTTCTCTGGAAACCAGCCAAATACTTCTGGCAATAGCCCGTATTTTTCTAATCGAGATTTAGAAGGATTATGAATTGTATCATCAGATCCAGAAACTTGGTATCCTTTTTGGTATAAAGCAATTGCAAGGTTGTGCATGGCACTTCCGCCAATAGCAATAAAATGAATTTTCATCGAACAAAATTTAAAAAAGTAAAAATACAAAAGCTTACTACAATATAAAGTATCTTTAGACGTAAACTCTAATAAATTTTTGATTTACAAGCTAATTTGTAGGTGCTTTAAAAGCATAAAATAAATTGATTATGAAAAAACTGACAACAACACTAATAATGATTATAGCTTTCTCTTCTTTTTCTAACGCTCAAGACTCTTTTAAAGACCTTTGGTTACAAGTAGATAGGTTTGAAAAAGACAACTTACCAAAATCTGCTTTAAAAATTGTAGAAGATATTTACGCTAAAGCGGATACACAAAACGATGCCCCTCAATTAATAAAAACGCTGTTTTATAAAAGTAAATATTCTTTAACCTTAGAAGAAGATGCGCAATTAATCATCATTGATAATTTTAAAAAACACATTGCTAAAAGCGAATTCCCAACAAGAAACGTATTAGAAAACATACTAGGGAATTTATATTGGCAATATTTTACTGAAAATAGATACAAGTTTTACAACAGGACAAAAACGGAAGCTAAAGTAGATGAAAACGATTTTAGAACTTGGGATTTAGAAACTCTTTTTAAAGAAATTCACTGTCATTTAGAAGCTTCCTTAGAAAATGCAGCAGAATTACAGAAAACAGATATTTATGACTATTCAGATATCTTACAAATCACCAAAGATTCTAAAACATACAGACCTACTTTATATGATTTTTTAGCAAATAATGCTTTAGATTTCTATAAGTCATCAGAAACTAGTATCACAAGACCGTCTTATAAATTTGTGTTAGATCATTCAGATTTTTTATCTGATTACAAAACTTTTTCGGACATAAAAATAGAAACTGAAGATCACTTATCATTACAATTTAATGCGTTAAAAATATATCAGAATTTAATTCAGTTTCATACTAAAGAAAACAATTTAAATGCTTTAGTAGATATTGATATTCAACGTATAAACTTCATTTACGAACACGCTACTTTTAGCGACAAGCAGAAAATTTATCTAAATACATTAAATAAAACGAAACAATATTTTAACAAAAATAAAGTAAGTGCTTTATATACTTTTCAAATTGCAAAACATCATAGAGAGCTAGCCAATAACACACTTGCTTTCTCAATTTGTAATGAGGTAATTAATGAGTTTCCCAAAAGTATGGGAGCACAAAAATGTACAGTTCTTAAAAATAAAATTTTAGAGAAATCACTTTCAATAACAGCAGAACAATTTGTGTCTATAAACACCAATTCTAGAGCATTGATCAATTATAAAAATATTGACAACCTCTATTTTACAGCGTACAAAATAACAAGTACAGAACTAGAAAAATTCAATAAAACGTATAATACAGCTGATAAAATAAAGTTTATAAACACTTTAGAGAAGAACAAAAAATGGAATTTAAAACTAAGAAATGAGCAGGATTACTTGCAACATACTACAGAGGTAATTCTTCCAAAATTTGACAACGGAAACTATTTAATTGTTTCTTCTGAAGATGAAATTATTGCAGAAAACTCCATTTTTGGTACAGCTACAATTCAAGCTACCGATTTAACTTTAATTGAAAACAATTTTGATGACAAATACAATTATCAAATTGTAGATAGAAATACAGGTAAACCTGTTAAAAATGCAGAGGTATCTCTATCTAACAACAAACCTAGAAGAGGTGCTACTATCAATAAAAAATTAACGACAGATAAAAACGGATTTGCTTCTTTTAAAAGTGACGATTATTACCAAGATGTAATTATTACAGTAAAAACTAAAGATGATGTTGCCACTTTTGGAAATCATTATTTATATAAAACCAATAGAAGACAAACGAATAAAGCGAACGAAAGCTTGCAATCTTTTATTTTTACAGATAGAAGTATTTACAGACCAGGACAAACCGTTTATTTTAAATCAATCGTTATCAAAAAACAAGGAGAAGAATCAACTGTTTTTACGGATGATTTTATAGAAATTAATTTAAAAGATGTAAACAATCAAACGGTAAGTACACTTGAATTAAAATTGAATGAATTTGGTTCTGTTGCTGGTGAATTTATCTTACCAAACAACGGTTTAACGGGTCAGTATGCAATTGAAATAAAGCAAAGCTCGAAAAGTAAAAATACTATTCGTTTAAATAATAATCGTTCTTATATTTCTGTTGAAGAATACAAAAGACCAAAGTTTGAAACAGCGTTTAAATCAATCACAGAAAGCTATAAAATTAACGATGCCATTACCATAAACGGATTTGCAAAAGCATTTTCTGGTGCAAATATTACAGATGCAAAAGTGGTGTATCGTGTACACAGAAAAGTGCAATACCCAAATTGGTATTATTGGAGAAGACCAAATCCTACTTCTAGTTCACAAGAAATTATAAACGGAGAAACTATTACTGATGAAAATGGCCTGTTTAAAATAGTTTTTAATGCCATTCCTGATGAAAGTGTTGATAAAGAAAGTCTGCCTATTTTTAATTATGAAATCACTGCAGACGTTACTGATATCAACGGAGAAACTCGCAGTGCAACTAGCATTGTAAATGTTGGGTATCATGCTTTAGTTGCAACTATTTTATCAGAAAACAACATCGATAAAAACAGTAATAATACTACTTTAAGTATTGATACAAAAAACTTGAACGGCGAGTTTGTTCCTGCAAAAGGAAATATTAAAATATATAAATTAGAAGCACCAAAAACTCCATTAAGAGAAAGACCTTGGGGAGCACCAGATTATCAAGATATTTCAGAAAATGAATTTAGAAAGCTATTTCCTCATGACGCGTATTCAGATAACGAAATGGACGCCAATAATTGGGAAAAAGGAACTCTTGTTTTTAACGAAAATTTCAACACAGAAACTAGTAAAAAACTCCTTCTAAAAAATACCGAAAATTGGCTTTCTGGTAAATATAAAATAGTTTTAGAAAGTAAGGATAAGTACAATCAAAAGGTGAAGGACGAAAAGATAGTTACGCTTTTTGCTACCAAAGAAAAACAAGTTGCAGATAATAGTTTATTTGTAATTCATGCAGATAAACCTTCTTATCAAATTGATGATATCGTTGAGATCCAATTAGGTTCTGCATCTAAAGATATTACTGTAATTGTACAAATTGAAAAAAATCATACAATTAAAGAAACTCGTTTTATTAAATTAAACAATGACACAAAAACGATAAGAATACCGGTAAACAGAGAAGATCTTGGTGGTTTTGCTGTAAAGTATCACTTTGTAAATTATAATTATTTTAAAAGTGGAAGCTTATTAATTAATGTAACTGAAGAAAGAGAAAGCATAGAAATTGAAACCAATATATTTAGAGATAAGTTATTACCAGGACAAGATGAAACTTGGAGTTTTACTATTAAAAATGATAAAAACGACCAGCTTGCAGCTGAAGTTTTAGCTTCTATGTATGATGCTTCTTTAGACCAGTTTACACCTCATCAATGGAGTTTTAACCCGATAGCTTCAAAGCCAAAATATTATTCTTACACACATAGTAATGCGAATAATAGTTTTAGCAACACTTATTTTAACGTTGTAAATACCCAAAGAAATCTATCAGGTTACCCAACAATTTCTTATGATACTTATAATTGGTTTGGGTTTCGTTTTGGAACGAATAGAAATCTTTATTTAAGACATTCTATGGCTAAGAGAAGTGCTCCAAGCCCAGAAATGATAATGGTTGTTGAAGATGAAGCTGAAGTCTCAGAAATCATTATTGAATCTACAGAATCCGATGAAAGTGAAATGGTTGATGATGTTTCATTCGTTAAAGAGGAAGAAGAAAAAATCAATTTAGAAGGAATACAAATCAGAAAAAACTTTAATGAAACTGCTTTCTTTTTACCTCAATTAAGAACTGATAAAAACGGACAAGTAAGTTTTTCTTTTACAATGCCAGAAGCATTGACTAAATGGAAATTGCAATTATTAGCGCATACAAAATCGTTAAAATCAGCAACAAAAACATTAGAAACGGTTACTCAAAAAGAATTGATGATTGTACCAAATGCACCAAGATTTTTACGAGAAGGAGATAAAATTACACTTTCAGCAAAAGTAACCAACTTAACAAATAATCAATTAAGTGGTTTTGCTAAACTAATTTTAACCGATGCCATTACAGGAAAAGAAATTGATATAGCATTAGAAAACTTAAACTCCAACAAAAACTTTACCGTTGATAAAGATGGAAATACAAATGTTTCTTGGAATTTATCAAT encodes the following:
- a CDS encoding TrkH family potassium uptake protein produces the protein MTSTLNTKIIFRFLGITAILNGFFMFIAYPFSVYHEENAKWGILNAGIVTVITGLLLYFLNKPKSTNIKKKDGYLIVTLGWLILSLTGMLPYLFSGTIPSVADAFFETISGYSTTGSSILTNIESMPKGILFWRSATHWIGGMGIIVLTIAILPLLGIGGMQLFMAEAPGPSADKLHPRITDTAKRLYLIYISLTFAQFFLLKIAGMTWFDAINHAMATMSTGGFSTKNSSVAFYNNLPLVQYIIIFFMFVAGTNFVITYFALKGKIRKIFESEEFKYYFVGIISVSALIAILIIFFQDNNLQTTIQHPMIFGEVESAIRHSLFMVISVVTTTGFVSADFTMWNFFATGIFFALFFTGGSAGSTSGGIKIVRHIVMLKNSFLEFKKALHPNAIIPVRLDGKSIPPTIVFNILSFFIIYMLIFILASVILTLLGLDFMSALGAAASSLGNIGPAIGSVSPVDSYAHLSDAAKWFCSFLMLIGRLELFTVLILFTPFFWRKN
- a CDS encoding nucleotidyltransferase family protein; this encodes MNKGNKEEIENQLKTTEIDWEAVVKVSTGHFVFPSLYCNLKRANFLHYLPEELVNYMIHITDLNRERNKQIIDQAIEINALLLANHITPIFLKGTGNLLEGLYEDIAERMVGDIDIIVSNTDFKKAIQLLKSEKYSAKNEVYMNFHWHYPKMVKENRIAAIEVHNKVLKKPYTQYLDYQTLKKDSFSVNKITVASFENQSLITVLQKQINDNLYFSKTITLRNAYDSYLLANKTTLKKRVLNNKKLEKYLNNYAIVASEILNHPKSLSFIKNEEASKYLKSYLLILENSQAEIKKINRINSYIKLKDKLKILQYSFTDKDYRTYTFRRFKSVPFYLKQLGLKKTKPNS
- a CDS encoding UDP-N-acetylmuramate--L-alanine ligase, whose translation is MKIHFIAIGGSAMHNLAIALYQKGYQVSGSDDTIHNPSKSRLEKYGLLPEVFGWFPEKITTELEVIILGMHAKKDNPELLKAQELGLKIYSYPEFLYEQSKDKTRVVIGGSHGKTTITSMILHVLNYHEKEVDYMVGAQLEGFETMVHLTEENDFIVLEGDEYLSSPIDMRPKFHLYKPNIALLSGIAWDHINVFPTFEGYVDQFKIFTDSMVNGGSMVYNEEDTIVKDVVESSENHIKKYPYTTPEHFIENGITYLETAEGNLPLEIFGKHNLQNLAGAKWICQHMGVDEDDFYEAIASFAGASKRLEKIIETPSTVIFKDFAHSPSKVAATTKAVKEQYSERTVLACLELHTYSSLNAEFLAEYKGALDAADKAVVFYSPHAVKIKQLSAVTAEQIANAFERDDLTIYTNPDEFKAFLFSQNLEKSAVVLMSSGNYGGLDFEEVKNLV
- a CDS encoding alpha-2-macroglobulin; this translates as MKKLTTTLIMIIAFSSFSNAQDSFKDLWLQVDRFEKDNLPKSALKIVEDIYAKADTQNDAPQLIKTLFYKSKYSLTLEEDAQLIIIDNFKKHIAKSEFPTRNVLENILGNLYWQYFTENRYKFYNRTKTEAKVDENDFRTWDLETLFKEIHCHLEASLENAAELQKTDIYDYSDILQITKDSKTYRPTLYDFLANNALDFYKSSETSITRPSYKFVLDHSDFLSDYKTFSDIKIETEDHLSLQFNALKIYQNLIQFHTKENNLNALVDIDIQRINFIYEHATFSDKQKIYLNTLNKTKQYFNKNKVSALYTFQIAKHHRELANNTLAFSICNEVINEFPKSMGAQKCTVLKNKILEKSLSITAEQFVSINTNSRALINYKNIDNLYFTAYKITSTELEKFNKTYNTADKIKFINTLEKNKKWNLKLRNEQDYLQHTTEVILPKFDNGNYLIVSSEDEIIAENSIFGTATIQATDLTLIENNFDDKYNYQIVDRNTGKPVKNAEVSLSNNKPRRGATINKKLTTDKNGFASFKSDDYYQDVIITVKTKDDVATFGNHYLYKTNRRQTNKANESLQSFIFTDRSIYRPGQTVYFKSIVIKKQGEESTVFTDDFIEINLKDVNNQTVSTLELKLNEFGSVAGEFILPNNGLTGQYAIEIKQSSKSKNTIRLNNNRSYISVEEYKRPKFETAFKSITESYKINDAITINGFAKAFSGANITDAKVVYRVHRKVQYPNWYYWRRPNPTSSSQEIINGETITDENGLFKIVFNAIPDESVDKESLPIFNYEITADVTDINGETRSATSIVNVGYHALVATILSENNIDKNSNNTTLSIDTKNLNGEFVPAKGNIKIYKLEAPKTPLRERPWGAPDYQDISENEFRKLFPHDAYSDNEMDANNWEKGTLVFNENFNTETSKKLLLKNTENWLSGKYKIVLESKDKYNQKVKDEKIVTLFATKEKQVADNSLFVIHADKPSYQIDDIVEIQLGSASKDITVIVQIEKNHTIKETRFIKLNNDTKTIRIPVNREDLGGFAVKYHFVNYNYFKSGSLLINVTEERESIEIETNIFRDKLLPGQDETWSFTIKNDKNDQLAAEVLASMYDASLDQFTPHQWSFNPIASKPKYYSYTHSNANNSFSNTYFNVVNTQRNLSGYPTISYDTYNWFGFRFGTNRNLYLRHSMAKRSAPSPEMIMVVEDEAEVSEIIIESTESDESEMVDDVSFVKEEEEKINLEGIQIRKNFNETAFFLPQLRTDKNGQVSFSFTMPEALTKWKLQLLAHTKSLKSATKTLETVTQKELMIVPNAPRFLREGDKITLSAKVTNLTNNQLSGFAKLILTDAITGKEIDIALENLNSNKNFTVDKDGNTNVSWNLSIPETVQAVQYKIVAKAGDFSDGEQNVLPVLSNRMLVTETLPMWVKSNETKTFTLDKLKNNTSSTLKNHKLTLEMTSNPVWYAIQSLPYLMEYPYECAEQVFSRYYANTLASFVANSNPKIQEVFNAWKSSDALLSNLEKNEELKSLIIQETPWLRDAQSETEQKKRIALLFDLNKMKNEQEKAIHKLEDIQMNSGGFPWFKGSRNESNFITQHIATGFGHLQKLGVTDLDASTKKMIEKAVQFLDKELDAQYKKLLDNAEQIKQKAKTEKKGKKAYDDYLAKNNLNYFTIQYLYMRSFYNNISMDNNLQKAVDYYRNQTVTYWNDYNLYAKGQIALSLFRSDEKTTANQILKSLKENSITSDELGMYWKENAAGYYYYQAPIETQALMIETFSEIENNTETIDNLKIWLLKNKQTNSWKTTKATSEAVYALLLNGTNWISVTEMVDIKVGDKEINPTKLEEVKVEAGTGYFKTSWNGNEITPKMATITINKKGEGIAWGGLYWQYFENLDKITSADTPLKLDKKLFLKVNSDTGKELQEVTKNTQLKVGDLITVRIELRSDRDMEFIHMKDMRASGVEPINVLSSYKWQDNLGYYENTKDAATNFFFDRLPKGVYVFEYDLRVNNAGNFSNGITTIQSMYAPEFSSHSKGVRINVL